CACTTCACAGCCCTCTCAATGTCGCCTGGCTGAGGGGTCCTTGTATCCCATGTGGGGATGCACAAATAAGCGTGCCCAGTCAGTTCCGACTTTCTAGGAAACTCACAAGTGCAGTCAATAATGGCAGGATCACCAGGAGGTAATTTATCAGGAGAAGAAGGCCACCCACCAACATACACACCCTCATAAATCTCACTATAGGGTGCCTCACCACTTTTCAATCTTCTCAGTGAACAAAATaatctaacaaaaaataaatagggGCTGAACATAATGATTGACCAGATAGGGAAAGACCCATCTGAATTCTTGCCCAAAAGCATGGGCAGGTCAATGGATGGGTGAGAAGCAATTGAAACTAGAAAAGATATCAACGATGCATACAAGAATGGCAGAGACAACAATGAAAAACCAAGGTTCTTAAGGAAAGTAAAGAAGATGAATAGAACCGTTGCCTTGAGGGCTATCAACACTGATATACCAACACCCATCTCCGGATTCACCCAAAATCAGTGAATCCAAGGCAATAACTTTAAAAGGACCTGCTGTGGACTGGTGATTTGGGGTAAATTTGATAGCTTTTTCAGTTGGGTTTCTGAGATCTTGAGTTCTCTCGATAACAAAAGGATGAAAATATAATATGAAGTCCAAGAATTGTGAGAGAATCAAGAtgcatttaaatatttaatatcgTAATTgtgttgaaaagtgaaaacttgaAATCAACGCAAGATCAAAGAACATGTGGGTGGAATCAATCCAACTCACATGACTTTGAGATAAATGGGCCATTACCCATTTGTAATGTAAGCCCAATCCCCATAATTTGAGCTCCCGAAGGTACAATGATTTGTAAGAAACTGAATTAGATTTGTGGAAGATGGTATAGGCCAATAAATTTATCCATTAGAGCAATTGTACGGAGGTAATTTAGGGGGCATGGATGGATTTTATTGTCCTATTTGTTGAGCCAAGGGCGGAGACAATGTTAACTCAGGGTgggtttgaaattttgaaaaaaaattacttgtATACTATGATGTATGATAAGAATAAGGTCATTTAAATTTAACACAATATAAGTCTTCATTGGCCCAATTCTTTCCCCTAAATCAGTAAAACCTTATACGAATTAACGAGTCAAACATACCGTAGAGAGAAGAATCCAGCTCTTCACTTAAACCTTAAAGAGCTGAATCAGAAGAACTTGCGGTATCTAATCTAGTAATCTCCAtctaaatttcattattttcattcaggtaatttgtttcttttgttgcCATATCAATATTAAGccttaaaaaaatttcgggggcaGGCGAACCCCCAAACAAATTTTCCCCCGCCTATAAACTCATGGCTCCACCACTAACCAAGTCTCCTCTCAAACCATTTTCTGGATCTGCCCTTGTGTTGGGCCATGAAGAAACAAATGGTTCCACTAGTAATTTCTCTCCCTTAATAAAACACAGCATGAATAATTGCATACATATAATTGTATATATTACAGGGAAAATCTCATTATTCTAACATAAGCAGCAGTTAATTATTTCACAGCTACaaaaggaagaagataaaattcaTGAATTAAGAGCTGGGTTTTTCCTTTCCATCAATCTGCTTGTTCAAAGCACTAGCAGTAGCTGCAGACATATCTTGggtatgttgttgttgttgctgcttcTTCCTACACATAATAAGAACCTTCTGCATTGCCTCTACAAGATTTGCCACTTTACGTGCTTGGTGCACGCCTTCTTCCTCAACTATGGCTCTCCATCTCTTCCCGGCGTGGCAGTTTTGGCGCTCGTCGTGATCAATGATAGCCTTGTGAAGCTTCTCGTACTTTCTCATTTTAATTCTCTTCTTTGAATATTTTTCCAGATCTTATGATATAAGTAAGTACTGCAAAGTTAGGTGAAAGTTTAGGTCAGATTTATAGCGGAATTGTGCTTTGAGAATAAAAACACTGGTTGGGACAACAAACCCTTGAATTAGTATTCTGCGTTTCAAGAAAATTAAGGTCACATTGGCGTGGATGCAAAGACACTTCATGTCTTATTTATACTGTATTGAGTATGATTATTGATTAAtaaacaatgttttgtttgtttaattaaATGGTTTTCAATCAGGGAATAGTCTCATGTTCTGTCATCTTCTAGCGGTGGAGGTTGAATCTAGTGCTTCTTTTGTTTCGATGAAAATCAACTTCtcatagaaaaggaaaaatttatcatgaaaaaataactaatttttagtgtttgaacaaaaaatttgttaatattttctagtgtttgtttggtggaaaaagtaaatttaaaaaaaataaaaaaatcgttATAACATTATGGATACAGAGTTACATACCTTAAAGGTACGTATTAGAACTCCagaatcaataaacaaaaaaaattatatcagaTATATTAATTATAAGCACATAAGATTGTAGTCATGTGCAGTGATGGATAGAGCGAAGGAGGATTGGAAAACCACCATAATTTGACAAGATCAATTGCAAGCATATATATCTTTTAAGGAATTTTGATGTCCTTTTTGGTCACCAAAAGATTCATTTGATCTAAAGAAGCTCTTAAACGGCTTCCTGATTGGAGAATATAAGGAGTGCCCTTATGAAGTTGGAtaattacaaataaaatattttggaaacaccttaaaaaaaagtttttctTAGATTATGTGTTTTGCACATAAGAATTCTATTATAATTTGGTTGAATTCAATTTACGATATTGTTTGCTCTGGAGTCTGGAACAAGGATTCATTTGGTTTTGTCCTTTATTGAAAAAATCCTCAAGTGTTATGGAGATGTGTcattcttataaaccacatgaaTTGACTTTATAAAACTAATgagatatttaatattctcTCGCACTtgtgaaaagtgaaaacatacATAAAGAAATATGAGGTGCAATTTTATATTTCAATAATCTTATCACAGGCAGTATATGAGTCCAAATATAATAACATATAATAGTTTTAAAATCGTTAAAtttcaatggaaaaaaaattatccacTAGTTTTTATTAATAGAAAAGAAGTGGAAAAGAGAGAGTAAGAGATTTGGGCCTGATGTAGGTCCAACTAAATGTTTTGGGTTGGGCCATAAGCATCGAGGCCCAAATGTTTGCCGTCCTCCTTAGTTCTTGGCTCCTCTGTGTCTGGAACTCCTGCTGTGAAATCAGAGGAGAATCTTTCGATGGAGAAAGGGGTACAGAGGTGGGTGGTGGACGTATCAAAGTGGAACCCATCTCCCAATTACTTCTCTTTGGCCCTCTCTCTCCTTCCTCACCATGAACAATCCCCCATAACCAGGTTGGTTTCTTTATTCCTACTGTTGATTTGATTTTAACACTGACGACTTTCTCCGGATGGAAAACTATAagcctttttctttgtttagtTACCCCCTAATGTTCTCTTTGTTTCCCTACTTTGTCTTCTCTCGTTAATAGGAATTGCAGAGAACGAACCATATAAGGAAACATTTATATGTTAgatgttattttctttgataTTAGATATGTGCGGATGGAAGATAGAAAGCGAGCGCTTGTGAGCCGTCTGCTTCAATATGCTCTTGTACATGAGTTGTTGGGAATCCGTTATGGTGAGATCATCATAAACCGTACTTTGGAAGGCAAACCCTATCTGGTATGGGTAAAATTAATAAGCTTCTTGTTGTTTCTACAGTCTTATTGGGATTGTTGAACTGAGTTTTTTGTGCCTTAATGACATCATTTTGTATGTCTAAATGACATTGTACCAAATTCAAGTTGAATAAGATATAATTCAGAAACATGTTGAAACAAAATAGTTTTTCCTTACATTGTTGGTGATTTAAGATCTAATTTAGAAAAGCTTTAGTGATGAACAAAGAGTAGCTGACCTTTTATTTCTTCCTTTTGGTTCAGTTGAATGCTATAACCATTATTAAATGTGGGAAACCTTAGGATAGGCATGCATGACTCATACAAATCATAAATTTATCTAGATCAGATAGCTAATTTTGAGTATTTCTCCAAGCTTGAGATTGACATTAGTGTGTGCAAACATGATCTCTATTCTTATATAAAAAGGAGATCTGGTTTCTACTTCTTCCATCATATATACATTCATGTGCGCATATCCTTATATTTTTTGTGATGTGATACTGAATATCCATcacatctttcttcttctttaacaactctcgtgcacaaggctcccgcagtgggcggggttAGGGACATGCGGGAGACCTTACCCCATTCAGTCCTTGCATATCATTCGAGTCATGTACTTCGTTTTAACTATAAATTCATAAATATTGTTTATGTTTTTCAGGAATGTGATAAAGTTGGCATTGAATTTCCCAACTTTAATTTCAATGTATCTCATCACGGTGATTTTGTGGCAATAGCATCTGAACCTCTATGCCTTGTGGGGTTGGACATTGTTTGTTGTGTTACTCCCTGCAAAGAGACAATTCAGGAATTCATTCAAAACTTCTCTTCATACTTTTCAAGTTTGGAATGGGATAATATATTAAGTGCTGGAACTTGTGAGGAAATTCTGGTCGAGTTCTACAAGTACGGTTATACATTGTCCGCTGCGATACTGTTATGAACTTTTATCCAATTAATATTTTCTCCATTTCACCTGAAAGAATTTATCTTTTCACAGTTTCCTACGGAAACTCACTGCTATAAGCCTGAAGAATTAAGAACACTGCACTAATAACCTACTACGTATATAGAGAGAACATGCTTTAGTGGTTCTTAGCCCAAttgtttaaatatatttttctcaatGGAATTTATTTCCCTGATGTAACTTGTATTATGAATATAAAATCTGAGAAATGTTGATTGACCTGAAAATAAGTTCATTGTTACATTTTAGTTAAATAGTTTATGAAAAGTTCCCTCTCTTTTTGTCCATTGCCTATGGTTGCTTTTATGATGGTTGTATGAGATTTCTGCATTGTTTGTCATCTAGCATTCCTCTTAAAATAAAAAGCTGGCATGTGCACCTCCTGAAACCTCACTAACTGCTGATTGCTCTGGGCAATGCTTGTTAATGGAACATCATCCTTTTTTCTGCAGATATTGGTGTCTGAAGGAAGCGTATGTGAAAGCCATAGGGAGTGGACTGGTTTACGGGTTGGACAAAGTCGAGTTTCATCACAATAACTGGACCAACATATTCCTTAAAATTGATGATGTACCCTTGATGGAATGGAGGTTTTGGATTTTTGAGCTGGGAAAGAGACATTGGGTAAGAAATTTTGTTTCCTGTTCGTATTCCTTTGCAATATAAGCTTTGGCTTTTGAGCTACTGGGCAATTCCGTTACACCGATACTCTTCTTGAGTGAGATTGTTTATGTTGATGGTTCTGTTATAGAATTGTAGTATGCGAGTAGCAAACATGCTTTGGtgacaaaaacaaaagtaacaaaGAATATATCGGCTCCAATTCCCTTCAATGGAAAAAGCTAGTTGTTTGAGGAGCAATTGATTGTATGGAAAAGGTTTTCATTTGATAGCTTAACCGCACCAGCCATTTTTACTTTGCCAAGTTGCTTGTTGAACTGTCCCATGAATATTTGACTCACAATTACAGAACTGATTATATAGCTCATTGAATTCTGATAATCGGCTCCAATGAGTATCTATCTACCTTCCTTCCCTATTTGGTAGATATGGGCTGGGAAACCACTCTTATCTTGATTTTAagcacaatttttttcttttatattgcAGGTTTCAGTTGCAAGAGGTCCCCCGAGATCGGCTACTGAAAGTTACAAGAGAACGTTAAATAAGGTAGAGTTCGATGAAGAGGAATACAATCAGGGTCTTCATCTTGCAAATGCAAGTTTTGTTTGGAAAACTGTGGAGCAACTTGTTCAAGTCGCATATGGTGTGAATGGTATACTTGATGAGCAATCTGCGAGGACTTGTTCCTGATAGATTAAAAGACATGTCCCATGCCCTATCAATCAGATACCAAATTTGAAGCCTCCCAGGCATGTTCCTACAGCAAGAAATTGCTGATCACCAGTGTCTCAAGCAGTCATCATCATTGTCATCATCCCTTGTTAGTCCTGCAAAACCACTTGTTGCAGACTGAACTgttaaaatgataaaagagaGACGATGATGCGAAGAAGGGAAAAGCTTCCTGGAAACAATTTATGGCATTTCATGAATTGCATTTTTCTGTTGCACAAGAAGTTTGGAACCAACTGTGTACAGAATTAGGACATCTTGTCCATAACCTAAAATTAGATGTAGCTTAGTTCTTAATATATGGAAGGTAGagattttttcttcaaatgtGGTCCATGAGTGTGTTAAATCCTATGCTAATGCTGATAATGCAGGTTCAAGTAAGCAAAAGGAAACATAACAAATACGGCTAACCATCTGAAATCTAAACCCTCAAATCCTCCTGAACACTGTACCAGAAATTATTGGAGTATCACAGGTTTCACGAAACCAAATTAACAAACACCACAGATGCAGAATTCACATGCCCCCGGTAAATAACATGCTAGCAGAGAAATTTTCAGACTAAAATTTCATGCACAAAGCCTAAAAAATCCTGCATAAAGATTTTGCTGGGGTTACTTCATAATACAAGTTTGAAGCTATTTCTGAAATAATAGAATCATTGCACTCCTTTCCCATACTGCAGACACCAAACACTCAAAAACTTCCAGACTGCCAATGCACAAATATGGCAGCAGCAGCATACAGCTCATCAAATTGTCAACTTCATTTCTATCTCCTAATAAGTAATACCGCCTTTTTCTCTCCAATCCCAAAACCTTTTTTCTGGCCTTGCACACAAGCATCCAGAACAGTCTTCCACACATACAAGCCACTTCACATGTGAAACTCAAGAGCACGATATATACTGCATCTCAAGTTAAAGCACAATGCATGCAAGTATAATGACTAAGAGGAAATAAATTTGACTAAATGAAATTGCTGAAGTTACCAAGCTCCGTTTCACTTGAAGTCTTTCCAATCTGAAGATGAAGAAATGGATGGAattgaaaaaccaaaaacagaaagagaaaaagacccGTTGTTCTGAGACTTTTCTCCTCTCACACTTTCTGCTTACTGGAAAATGTCAATCACCACTGTAGATCAACAAGTAAGTAACAAGTAATTGTCAAGTAAGCACGGTCATCAGTAATTGTCCTAAGAATACTGTTAACCACACCAAAATTCAAATAAAGCATAACTATGAAGTGTGTATGCTGAAACACAAAGGCGATAACCACACTGCATCAGCCACTGATACATATTAGCTCTTTCATCAAAGTACCATTCCCAAATATAAACTTTGAATCATTCCTACCTTGCGGCATTTTCATATGAAACAGGTTGCTGGTAAGACTTGGTGCTTTCCAGACATTTCAAAAATTCTGGAATATATTTTtgtcatttaaaaaataataatacctTCATTAGTAATACTAACCGCATAATGTTTCTGAGGGAGATCCACAATTTGTAGCACGACCTGGCAGATGCATAAAGAAGATCATTCGGGAATATATTTTTGACATTTTAAAAATTGGAATACCTTCATTAGTACAAATACTAACTGCATAATGTTTCTGAAGGAGATCCAAAATTTGAAGCACGACCCGGCAGATGCATAAAGAGATCATTCAAGCCAGCATATCTGCGATGGCACAAGCGAACTAAAAATTCAACAAGAACATAGCAAAAGGAACTGAATTGACTAGTAGAAGATATACTCTGGCCTACTAGGTAATTCACAGGTCTTTAAAGCTCCAAAACAAATGCAAATTCCATGATAAGATATTTTGTTTTGAATGGAATGGATCCACCCATGTTTCCCTGAACCACCTCAACAAAAGTGCTTCCCCTGAAACAGTTCAACAAAAAGTACAGCCACAGTACTCAACTAGTTTTAGCACACAGAGTCACACACTAACCTCTTAACTAACCTACAATTGTATATTCCGGTATTCCCTCCCCTTTGAAATAGGCATTACATAGACAAATAATTCAGCCTTTAATATTTCTTCAATGAAATAAGAAAAAACTCAATTGACCATAAGCAATTTAGCTCCACGATAGAGAGAGACTAGTATTTAACGGCTAAAACTAACTACTTGTATTTGGAAGGCAGTCAGAACAAAGATCCGGAGACAAGTATTACCAAGAAAATTATTCTGGACAGCAAAGCTTCAGCATATAGTTCCCTTACTGCAACTGAATGACACAGCATAGTACCACTGGAAGACATGAATCACAAAAGGCGAGCTGAAGAAAATTTACCATGAAACAAAAGCCAGATCTAGATTACCAATCAGGCTCTGTATATCAGCCCAAGGAGTAAAGACATAAAAAGGATTCTCTGCTTAAGTAACAAGACTGATTCGACTGATGCGTCCGATAACAGCAACTTGCTTGCAATGTGATGCAAGGAAAAACAGTCATAATCTTAATTAAATGACCAGCTCCTAAGCTCGCAAGTGCATATATGCAGAACACTGTTGCACAATGTCCTCTATAAGAATCCATTCTTTTGCCAAACAAGTAAAAGTCCTCTCATGGATGCATGATAAACATATGCAGCAATCGCTTAATTGCAACATAaacattcaaaataaaattacacGCACACACAGTGGTCAATAGATTCCATGATTTAGTAAGCTATTATACTAAAGGTGCACATTTGAAAACCAAGCAATGCAAGAAGAGCACACTTTGTACCAACAATGAAGTAAGAAATGAAGCAATTTCACCAAGCACATGATAACCAGCACACCACATTGATGCACCAAAAACGGAAAATTCCTTCACTTGTGATAATAAATTTTGACATGAAACTGGTGCACAAAGTCCGATAAGTTTATAAGAGACATAAAAGAGAGCACTCTGCAATTATACAAAGGTACAAACAAAATGGTTAGGTTCAGAATCTTCAGATGCAAGTAAACAGAatagtaaataaaattttaaaaaaaagacttttATAGAAGAAATTGTAATTTTTGTTACAAGAGAAGAAATTCTAGAGGGCATAAATAGGGCCTTTTTTATTATCCTTTTATCTTCTTCCCCCTTTTACCCCCTTTTTACTTCTTCCAAAGAAGTATTACAAAAAAGAATGGCATAATTACAAGGTGCCAATTTGCCAGAGATAATAACTTATGATAGCAACCTTTTTATCCAAATCCATAATAATTTACAAGATTGTATCCTCATAGAAGCATGTTCAACTCAGAGAGGTCATCCATAGGTATATCAAGACCCACTGAATCATGGTCTTGTAAACCATCTTCTTCGAAGTTAAACCAATTACTCAGATCCTGATGCCCACCGAATTCATCTGCTACGCCTAATTCTTCAATAGGGTCTAATTCATTCAAGTTTGTAATGTCAACAGGTCCCCTTACATCTTTAGATGAATCCTGCCCATTGTTACCATGGGACATCATCCTCACTTCTCTTTTCCTACTGTTATCATTAGTTAGTTTTTCACAAGAGTCACCAGCTAAAGAATATGCAGGATGAGTTGTTTCTGTATATTTGCTAACGATTCCATTTCCAGCAGTCGATAGCTGAGCTGACTTCTGTTTGGGCTTGGATTTTGTTTTACGCTCAACCTTTACATTATTCACGGATGTACGACCAGCTTTGGTGACAGAGTTTTTTCCTAGTTTATCCTTGTCCCTTTCCCACTCACTTCTCTTTCCCTTAGCTCCACCCAAAATAGTATTGCCGAGAGATGGAGCTCTGAAGGATGCACTACCACCAACATCATCAAGGAACAATTCCTTTTTCTTCCCCCTGTTCAATATTGGTCCTGTTTTGGCAAACTCCTGGTCACAAGAGTAAACAGGAGCACAAAATGCATCGGACGAACCTGTAAGAGCAGAAAATCCATTTATTCACATACATTAAGTTGAGGGCTAAACTTTTCTACACCAGAGCATTATCAAGGGGCGTTCAGAACAAAAGCCTAAATCATGGGAAAATTCAAAAAGTTTTTGCAGTTTTGCATATGTCATAGACCTGTTAGCAACCACTTCCATGTTGGGTCCAAAAAGATGAGGCCAAAATAAAAGGTGAATTTGCTAGAGTATACAATAGTGAAAACTCAAAAGCTAGAGGCCGGTAAAATTTCAACATGTTGCTTGATATCACAATAATTTGAACTCGTAATGGCAAACCTGAATTGCCCTGTTGTACTTGAGAGTCTTCGGGTTTCTTATTTGCTGAAACAGAAAAGCCAAAACAACTCATGGACTCTGCGTCATTAGCACGAGGAGGTGCAGCAAAAATAATATCTTGAAGTGCTGGCTCACTAAAGCAACTTTTGTTTGTGTCTTCAAATCTGTGACACCTTGCAAGAGTTCTCTTCATAAAAACCAACGCAACTTGTTTTGAAACTTTAGGGACCTCATATTTTGAAGCAAAACTTCCTCGAGTAGCCTGTATAACAGTTAGACGTACATAAAACACTATACTGAAGCGTCACACAGATTTCACAATTTTAGCTGAAACCATAATTATCAAAAGGAAAGATATTAGAAAAGGATCAGCCGACTTGGCAGTGTCCTAGAATGGCGTTAATATGCTACAAGTTAGTGGTCACACTATCTAAAATGGGTATCAACTACTCATCATTCAATAAAGACATAATTCCTCTCAATCTAAGTTAGataacaaaattcaaaacaacATTTTCAGTAGCACAATATACATCCTCtcaaatatttaaatatcaCGAGATATGCATCATCTAATAAGTCGATAAATTTCTTTTAtattcagggaaaaaaaagtcgCAAAAATAAGCCATATTAACACAAACATCAATCCCCAAATGGCACTAGCATATCAGACATTATTTTCACAATTAACTACGTCAAAACCCATGTCCATTTCAATCTTGTCAACAAAGCAGGCTAGCTCATCTCCTGACAAGTCATCCAAAACCCTACTGCCAACCACATATTTTTGAAAGCAGCAAAACCAGCTTCACTTAATGACTAGTAGGGCACAGCAATGAGAGAGAGCAAAAGTGAAAGCGAATCACTACCAAATTGCGGCGACCGGGAAATAGCTCAATTATTAAACTGTAACTTGAGATTTGTTAATCATAATCCAAGTATCAATACAGGTTACATGCATATTAAAATACACATAAACAAAGCCATAAGTTCTGATGCTGACAGTCAAGTTCTTGTGTTTTAAAAGCATGCAGAGGAGAATAATCATGAATGCATCCCATTTTCTATTATGTCCTCCTATTTCCTTCTGTTAAACTGAATATGAATCAAGTTCTAATGCTTGATacaaatgaaattgaa
This genomic window from Tripterygium wilfordii isolate XIE 37 chromosome 9, ASM1340144v1, whole genome shotgun sequence contains:
- the LOC120006560 gene encoding uncharacterized protein YnbD-like — translated: MGVGISVLIALKATVLFIFFTFLKNLGFSLLSLPFLYASLISFLVSIASHPSIDLPMLLGKNSDGSFPIWSIIMFSPYLFFVRLFCSLRRLKSGEAPYSEIYEGVYVGGWPSSPDKLPPGDPAIIDCTCEFPRKSELTGHAYLCIPTWDTRTPQPGDIERAVKWACRKRAQNRPVFVHCAYGHGRSVAVMCALLVALGVVEDWKKAEQLIKQKRPYIRMNALHREALEEWSKDRLSPPKMTEGMNATSGILTDASRRPRSDKARE
- the LOC120005166 gene encoding L-aminoadipate-semialdehyde dehydrogenase-phosphopantetheinyl transferase-like isoform X1 yields the protein MEKGVQRWVVDVSKWNPSPNYFSLALSLLPHHEQSPITRYVRMEDRKRALVSRLLQYALVHELLGIRYGEIIINRTLEGKPYLECDKVGIEFPNFNFNVSHHGDFVAIASEPLCLVGLDIVCCVTPCKETIQEFIQNFSSYFSSLEWDNILSAGTCEEILVEFYKYWCLKEAYVKAIGSGLVYGLDKVEFHHNNWTNIFLKIDDVPLMEWRFWIFELGKRHWVSVARGPPRSATESYKRTLNKVEFDEEEYNQGLHLANASFVWKTVEQLVQVAYGVNGILDEQSARTCS
- the LOC120005166 gene encoding L-aminoadipate-semialdehyde dehydrogenase-phosphopantetheinyl transferase-like isoform X2 — protein: MLDVIFFDIRYVRMEDRKRALVSRLLQYALVHELLGIRYGEIIINRTLEGKPYLECDKVGIEFPNFNFNVSHHGDFVAIASEPLCLVGLDIVCCVTPCKETIQEFIQNFSSYFSSLEWDNILSAGTCEEILVEFYKYWCLKEAYVKAIGSGLVYGLDKVEFHHNNWTNIFLKIDDVPLMEWRFWIFELGKRHWVSVARGPPRSATESYKRTLNKVEFDEEEYNQGLHLANASFVWKTVEQLVQVAYGVNGILDEQSARTCS